The DNA segment ttattgttattcttaaatataaaatggtaatcttacatatgtttaatgtagtatttccattttttttatgttgtatgtttacatattatttattattttcgaaattatatataatgtttttttttgcaaaatagtaattttacattatggagataaaccgtctttgttttagtgaaaaatggtaatcttacatatgtttaatgtagtttttctatttttatgttgtatgtttacatattattattttttaaattaaaaatgtaaaatggtaatcttacatatgtttaatgtagtatttccattttttatgttgtatgtttacatatatttattattttcgaaattatatataatgtttttttgtttttttatataaaatggtaatgttacattatggagataagccgtctttttttcaaatgaaaaatggtaatcttacatatgtttaatgtagtttttctattttttatgctgtatgtttacatattatttataatttgcgaaaattagtaatattaaagtgtaaaactatattttatgccacgtgtcatcttttgggagaagttttttttgctgatgtggacgctctatggagcctccaaaggtcccttttattagtaagtactctttccattttttaaaaattgtgcatgtacttattattgtatatataattcgtatatttatatatttataatatttacttattatttatttttatatatgttgagtatttctatttcttatactttatatttagttaatatctatattttatattttaagatagatgtttaaatcttaatgtatttttacattattaatgtaaaacggcaatgtttaatagaagaacttggacaaatagtcaaatagttatatttatgttttttttctttttttataaaatggtaatgttacattatggagataagccgcttttttttagtgaaaaatagaaatcttacatatatttaatgtagtttttccatttttttatgttgtatgtttacatattattgttattcttaaatataaaatggtaatcttaaatatgtttaatgtagtatttccattttttttatgttgtatgtttacatattatttattattttcgaaattatatataatgttttttttgcaaaatagtaattttacattatggagataaatcgtcttttttttagtgaaaaatggcaatcttacatatgtttaatgtagtttttctatttttatgttgtatgtttacatattattattttttaaattaaaaatgtaaaatggtaatcttacatatgtttaatgtagtatttccattttttatgttgtatgtttacatatatttattattttcgaaattatatataatgtttttttgtttttttatataaaatggtaatgttacattatggagataagccgtctttttttcaagtgaaaaatggtaatcttacatatgtttaatgtagtttttctattttttatgctgtatgtttacatattatttataatttgcgaaaattagtaatattaaagtgtaaaactatattttatgccacgtgtcattttttgggagaagttttttttgctgatgtggacgctctatggagcctccaaaggttgtatgtttacatattattgttattcttaaatataaaatggtaatcttaaatatgtttaatgtagtatttccattttttttatgttgtatgtttacatattatttattattttcgaaattatatataatgttttttttgcaaaatagtaattttacattatggagataaatcgtcttttttttagtgaaaaatggcaatcttacatatgtttaatgtagtttttctatttttatgctgtatgtttacatattattattttttaaattaaaaatgtaaaatggtaatcttacatatgtttaatgtagtatttccattttttatgttgtatgtttacatatatttattattttcgaaattatatataatgtttttttgtttttttatataaaatggtaatgttacattatggagataagccgtctttttttcaagtgaaaaatggtaatcttacatatgtttaatgtagtttttctattttttatgctgtatgtttacatattatttataatttgcgaaaattagtaatattaaagtgtaaaactatattttatgccacgtgtcattttttgggagaagttttttttgctgatgtggacgctctatggagcctccaaaggtcccttttattagtaaggatttatatataaatatatgatattaaATCTGTGGAAAGGTATGGGAAAACTTTTCCAGAGCATTTTGTGCAGCACAATTTTTAGCAATGTCTTTCTTGACAAGATGGTGTCCATGTCCAACCAAATGGTCCTCAATAAAGACACGAACAGTTTTATCAACTTCCCAAGTATTGTCATCGAACTTCAGTTTCAAGTTCTTCTTCTGACACATCTCATTGAGTTCTGTCACTGGATGGTTCTCCAGTTTATCTAATGGTATTATTGGCTCCAACAATGGTTTTACCacctatatatttataattttcaaccAAAACATTCATGGACTAGTAGAACATGTCATTAATTACTCCAACAAAAGAATGAGTACAATTGATATCATACATGTATGCATGCAGTTACCTTACACACGGTTTCGAAGGAGTCGCAGTCGGTGTAGATAGCTCCAATGGTAGACTCTACTATATCAGCTAGGGTTTTAGGAGTTTCCAGGAGATGACGCGAATGTAGTGGATATTTTTCTATATCTTTTGCAAATTTCAATATCTACATATATTTCACATGATTTCAttatataattgtatatattgAGCAAAAAAACACCTGATACCTAGTTTTTTTTAGGATTGTTGTCCGTATATACAGTTTGTACTTTAAGACCCATGGTATAAACAAGAATAAGAATTGTTAAGTTTCGAAGGTTCATAGTTAATAACCAGATATTACGATCAAGGTTCCGCAACATGAAGCATAGATTTGGCCAATATTAATGGAAAGCACATGTTAACCGAAAATAAACACACATCAGGAATATCAATTGATACGAAGTTAATAAGGTATggataaaaatttgaaatttgatgATAGAATCTGGAATTCGTGAGCAGAATTTAAttgattataatataaatataatttatcaatgACAAGTTGACAACTGATAAGTTCCAACACGTACACGATGGAAGTCTTTGTTGTCGTGGCTAGAAATAGTTAGAAATATTAATCCCTATTCAATTAGTATTTTATTTCGATCAACCAATATTAATTAAACATGATCAGAAGATAATAAATGGAAAGTGGAGagcaaatagaaaaaaaaataattatttaagaaagAGGCTTACTTGGTCCTCAAGCAAGGGTTTCTTATGACGGAGGTAACGATGCAGATTATATTTTACGGCGACTCGGGCAAGTTTCTCTCTATCAACGTTGAACGCACGGAGTCTGGTCAATGAACCAGGTGTAGCATCCTCGTAgcgaaaatataaatatttggttaTAATCATGTTTAAGACAGTGTCTCCTAAGAATTCTAAGCGTTCGTAAGAAACACAGTTTTCATCAAAACTAGCATCAGTGAACGCTTGCAGCAGCAAGTTCTTATCTTTGAACTCgtagttcaagatcttctccaCGAATTCGATGCCCAAAGGCTGGTCTGTACCAATGGAGTTTGCTGGTTGTGATGCGTTGACGTTTTCTGTGTTGTTGTCGTTAACTCCGAGGCTCAAATTCAGTAACCGCTGGAGGGATTCAGTGTCTGCGTTTGGGAGTTGCGTTCCcatagaaacaagagagagggaggcagaaagagagagagggattGGGGTCTTTTCTGATTTTGGtgcttgtttttattttgtttttggtctTCTTTGGCCCCTTTGACACAGCccctttatatatttattataatctcTTCACTAGTTTAGTAGTCATAATTTGtaagaagaaaaatcaaaataaaatctaatattatttattatacataataaatacattatCACTATCTTTCAATATTTATGGTTTTAATACCACACCATATATGAACTAATAATATCTTAGGAATTAAATTTGTTTCATAAAGAGAATACTATACaccttttaattaaaattacaaaaatccAGTCTTTCATTTTGGATTAAGCTTGTCTAGTATGTAGAAAATACTGCAAAGTGTTATTTTGGTAAGAGATAACAAACATGGATACATCACATTTCAATGAAAtggaaaatgaaataaatttagttattttggaATTTAGGAAGTGTTAGTGGGAGTTGATCTACAAAGAGTGTTGGTTTTAAAAGTTGACATATTTGTAAAATTTGGAAAGAGTTTGAGAAAATTTGGTATATTgcgaaaatctaaaaaatactaTAATAGCTTTAACAATCAAAaggatatatatgtattaatttcaaaatattaatttttgagttAATGGTTAAAAATACATTTCTTAATAGTTCTAAATTTAAGTGATTTAtagaatcattaaaatctaaacttttttaATAGCAGTAGATTTggaaaacaattataaaatcataaatataataatactaGATTTTAATTAGAAAGTGAAAATCTATAAACAATAATACTAGACTTGAAATTTCTAACAATAATTATAATCTAATTTATAATAACACCCCTCCCCccttaatatattttgtatgatGATAATATTCTAGTTTAAGAAGTTCgtcttaacttatattaaacACACGTATGAGATGTTTATCAATCTTTAAATTATTCTTTTATTTGCAACAAAATTTTTGTAAAGATATACATTCGAAATATAACTGTATACTCACTCACACGACCTTATATAATACTCcgtatgtttttaaaagatgtatattctaaatttttcacatatattaagaaaattcattaaatatgcattgtttttgtgaataacaattttccataatttttagccaatataaattcaataaacaccattaatttttttgaaacttacaattttttttaaaatcatacattgaGAAGGTAAAAAATGTacctttttgaaacaaattttttttccagaacatACATCTTTTAAGAACGGAGAGAGTATCTCCAATAGTACTCTAAGGCTATGTTATTCTGTCaaatttaaaattgtaaatagtGTTGTAAATAGTATTACACCAAAATTAATGTAATACTATTAATCAGAGGTGGATCCACCTTAAAGTAAAACGGTCCTCTGAGCAACCtgaaatctataaaaataataatgtgtaGGCTTATTAGCTCACTTATTGTTGTAGTGAAATGGTAAAAATATTCGTTATGACCCCTATGTCTTGAGTGCAAATCCCTGGATTTTTTTTTagctatattaaataaataaatgaatcaTGTAGAACTAATATCTAGCTCAGCAATTATGATTCATCAcaccaaatataaaaatatatatttattatttcattcaaaaatatatttagattactattttaattatttcaaatcttcaactaaaataaataaatcattttttatattattcatttttcaaatttaacaataatataataattttattgtacATTTAAGAATAAAGCTAAATTAGTATTACtaaaagaaattcaaaattttattaatttattttgtatttttcataTTAATAGTATACAGTTTTAATTGTAAACgatattttcattaaataaatcaatatataaattgattataacataagtataaaatttaaataaatattacaaaaataaaattttagcaaataaacataaaatctaATGTcacaaaataatagtaattcaattacaaataaatataaataaaattttaaaataatagaaataataGTTTAGGATTGAAATTTGGTGTTGTGTATAAAGGTGATATTAAAGTTTGATACAAAACACtaaatttaatgttattttaatatcaaatttagTGTTATGGTTGGAGTTGATCTTAGATGAACAAATTCTTCACCGGTCAAACGGATCTTCAAAGTAGATTTCACTTAAAACCAATCTGGTTTTACTATTGTTCCCGTGTGAATATGATCCGGTCGTAATAGATTGACTTTCATGTCGAAGCAAGAAAATCTGGATATTTTCAATATGTATAGGAATCTTTAAATAAATGTCATGCTTATAAGTTGACTTTGACTTACTAATTGTGTTCAGTTATCCTTTGGATTTTTGGTATTATACTCGAAGTTTCAATTGAATTTTACTAATTATCGGGTCAGGTTTGGTTCCTTGCATATTTGGTTTGGATCGGATTATAACCAATATCTGAAAtcgttcaaatttttttttcaaaaaactaaaaaattgataaaaaaatactcaaattaTTTACAAAGATAATTTAAAACTAGTTTTCAACTAGCTaaactaaccaaaaaaaaatattcaaaataacaaataaatcaaactataaaaatctttaaaatactcTAAAACATCTAAATTATTTTgacatatattaaaatgttaacATATTTAAGTAATTTCGGATATTTTCGGATCCTAATTCGGATTTCAATTCGGTTTGGGTTATACCAAAATTTCAAATTACCAAGCTCTTAAGTTTTGTTtggatatttttgtataatggtTTGAAATAAATTTCATCTTTTTTCAATTCAGAATAAGGTAGAAACTTTGGTTTGGAGTAAAATCGCCACCTTTGAACATCGACTAAAGAACaaagaaataattatttcacTATAATGCGTCTGTAGCTGTTATATGATTGCATCTGCatatttttgaaacatataAATCACAGTATAATACGAAAAATTATTTAGCCATCCTATGAAGAACTATATCTATAGAACCAATTTATTACACAACATATTGATTTTTGCAACTCCTTTTAAGAGCtgataataaaaaaagagaTCAGAAACAACAAATAAATTGAGCAACCCTTGATTCCAGAAacctgaaaaaaataaatgttaaaagtATTCACTGATGACACAGCTCCTCTTCGATGATCATCGCATTCCGCTTCGGTTTCTCCATTTTAAGTACTGATCCTGATGTTTCCTACAACTCTGCTGGATCTTTTGAAAGTGTTCAACTAGCAGAAGTTTTCCCAGTGGCAAGTGTAACCGAAGATGAAAACCTTGAGAGCAGCACTGCCTCGTTGCTCACGGTTTTGGAAGCCGCCAAGTCTTCCAAAAGCTTCCATGTTGCTTCTCGTTTGGCTACAGCCTCGGTTTTATTCGCCTCGTCTTCTCGGAACTTGGCTAAGCATTCATCAAACAGAGCCTGGTCTGTCTCTGCCAGTACCTTTCTCACATTCAAAGTCAGACTCTGAACCGCTTGGTGCCAATGGCCCCGCGTGTTCTTCTCCATAGCCGGGAACACAATCGGCATAATCACTTTATAGTTTTGAGTAATCAGGTTTCTTATGTGGTCGTTGTTCCACAGAAACAAAGCTCTTTCAGCCACCTGAGGAAAATAAAGAAGCAGCTTAGAATCTAACAAACTCTTAGCAAAGTTTTTACGCAGACTCGAACCTGAAAATGCGAACTGTTGATGCATCTTGCGATTAGACGGAACAAAGGAACCATACACCGCTGAAACTCAGCTGCTTGAGTTGCTTCCAAGACTTCTTCCAACTCACCAAGGAACATAACTTCCTTTGAACTGTTAGTCACAGGCCAATACTTCAGAAGCCCTCTAATGACCGTGTCAGCAAGCTTGAAGTCTTTCTCTACAAACTGAACAATGC comes from the Brassica rapa cultivar Chiifu-401-42 chromosome A01, CAAS_Brap_v3.01, whole genome shotgun sequence genome and includes:
- the LOC103870933 gene encoding ribonuclease 3-like protein 3, whose product is MGTQLPNADTESLQRLLNLSLGVNDNNTENVNASQPANSIGTDQPLGIEFVEKILNYEFKDKNLLLQAFTDASFDENCVSYERLEFLGDTVLNMIITKYLYFRYEDATPGSLTRLRAFNVDREKLARVAVKYNLHRYLRHKKPLLEDQILKFAKDIEKYPLHSRHLLETPKTLADIVESTIGAIYTDCDSFETVCKVVKPLLEPIIPLDKLENHPVTELNEMCQKKNLKLKFDDNTWEVDKTVRVFIEDHLVGHGHHLVKKDIAKNCAAQNALEKFSHTFPQI